ttatatatatatattttttaaaatataatgatgtgtggtgtgtgagggtgtgtttgtgtgtgtatctatctattttaatattattatatatatatatatatatatatataatatatatactatatgtatatatagtatatattaatataaatatatatgtgtgtggagtgcgtgtatacacacataaacacacacacacacacacacacacacacaacacacacacacacacacacacacaaccacacacacacacacacacacaccacacacacacaacattcaccacacaacacacatacattcacgcacacacacacacacacacacagacacacacacacacacacacacacacacacacacatatatatatatatatatatatatatatatatatatatatatatatacacacatctatatatgcatatatataaatatatatataaatatatatatatatatatatatatatatatatatatgtgtgtgtgtgtgtgtgtgtgtgtgtgtgtgtgtatgtgtgtgtgtgtgagtggtgtgtgtgagtgtgtgtgagtgtctgtgtgtgtggtgtatgtcagtgtgtacacacgcacataacaaacacaaacaagcacacacacacacacacacacacacataaaatatatataaaattatattttatttttaatatatataatatatataacatatatatactcacaaatatgtatactatggtttgtgtatatatttatatatacacataaaaatgtgtatatatatgtatattttatagtaatatatatatattatatatatatataatatatatatatatatatataatattatatatgcatatatatatatgtatatatatgcatatatatatgtatatatgtatgtatatatatatatatatataatatatatatatatatatatgtatgtatgtatatgcacaccacacacacacacaaaacacacacacacacacacacacacacacacacacacacacaaaacccccaataatatatatatatatatatatatattttatataatatatatatatatttttttctgaaattgtaATTAACTGTTTCGTTCTTTTCGACAATGCCAAATTTTCATAAACGTCTTTTCTTTGAACTAAGACTTGTATCAACGTGAAATTCGATTTAGTGCAATTTTTTCCGAACCTTCTACCTCGGCATACAGAAAAACTCTCTTTCGTTGGAAGAACTAAAAGAGAAGAATCCAGCTTGAAACCCAACCCGTTTATGAGAGgataacagatataaaaaaaaggtagagataGTTATCAGGATTCTTTTTACGAGGCCCTCAACCCTATTACTTTAACAAGTTAAAGATCTCTgataatttacttttaaaaatcagCCTGCATATCACTGGCCGTTTCATATTATATCCAGCTTAACTCTTGCGAGGGAGTTCGTGGCGTAaaacaaaattctatttatttcttctggTTTTTATGAAAGGCTCACCAACAACAAAGAACCACAGCATTAACCGACAAAAGTTTACTTTGTTAAAAAAAGACTTCTGTGATGCTCTCCGATTAGGTACTGACAGCTTTATCACCGCCACAGTAGTTTGACAAGGCCCTTGCGAAGTGACGTTGCAACAAAAGCTGTATGACTCAGCATGCTGGTTTTTATCTAACTCTAGGGACTCTCGACTCCTTTCAGCTTTAACAGCTACGCAAAAGAAACATATAGGTATTATACCTAAACAGAAGCGGTTCCTAACCTGtgggccaaaaaaaataaaatacagtttTCATGAAAAGGGAAACCCATTCTTTCAGATTACGTTTTTTTCGCTATATTCTCTACAGGTATTTCGGTTTAAAATACCTTCAGATGGAATGTCGCATTAACTAACTGACTCGGATAAATTCCCAGACCTACATCGTAACAATAGAGGAGGTCAGTCAGCCTATATCTTTAATATCCTTAAAAGCAAAATTTCTGTCCTGAAATCGGTATTGGTATAAATCACAAACGATGCACAGAAGACTTGTAACTTTGCGTAGGTTATGCATGTCTGATGGCTGCTCGGCTGTCCCTCTGGCATgacaaaagtaaaaaacaacaacaacaacaaaaacgaacgtCTGAAGGTGTTCTTCACAAGTGTCAGATGTCATAAATTTCCGCACTTCATACCAGTGATTCAAGAGGTGCGAGTAGGATAGCAAGTGTTTAGTCAGGTGTAAGTTTAATTTGTTGAATCACAgatttttttgctgatttttgttttgttttgttaaatcaTTGGATTATACCTTTTCTGGCAATAATAAACCATTAAAATCCCTAAACAACAAATATTAATCAGTAAAGTCATAACTAAAGTATAACAAAGTTTAATGCCACTATTTCTGTGCATCTTCGTACATACAGTCAGAGACACCATCCGTCATACTAAAATAATCACCAAGTAAACATGGCATTCTAAACACCCTTATTCActttcacaaaaatgaaaaaatcagaaATTCAAATCGTCCATTTACTCCAGACGAATTGCTGGTTAGAAAATGTATCCAGTCATAAATCAGTCATAAACGGCTAATACTATACCTCAATGTAAGTATGCCGAATGCACTGAGCTCCCCAACACCacgatatagctatatatctatctgtctgactgtttatctatatgtcagTCTAACTAATTATGTGCCTTTCTTTCTGTCCATTTCATTCTGCCcatctgtttgtgtctgtgtctctgtttatctgtctgtctgtctctatagatagacaggcatataCTACCATATTCAATATGTCATCCATTATATCAAAGGTCTTGAACTCTCAAAACACAACTTTATAaatcacatttatttacataaacagtaaaacaacaacacattcaCATGTATGCTATAGGACCAGATAACATTTAACTGTAGGCACTGACTCCCTTGGCCACGACATTAGCGACGAAACCTCCGTCCTTTGTGACCGAGTACTCCACCGTCTGCACGCGGCCGTCGGGCAACAGGACCTGAAGACCAATGAGTAATAAAACTGAACTGTTCACTAATCCTCTTTTTATAGATCGGTCTATTACCCGCGTTTTAGTACTGATGGGTCAGTATGGTATGTACTAAGATATTAATCTTAAAAGCTATTTAGGGATTTAAGAAGTGTGAGGTAGGAAACAGCCCGTGAACTCTTGATTACTTGCCCATTACACGCGAAAGCTTCATTACTTTTCCCTTACCCGAAGACCCCGGTTCTAACCTGGTATTGTCCCTGGGTGTTATAGCCGCTGCGGTCTTCCGAGTGACCGTAGTCGTTCTtggagtagtcgtccttcactCCATAACTGAACTGATACTCGGCTGGGGTCTGGAAGGGGAAAATGCATCTCATAAATGAACAGGGCGCCGCGAAACTGAGAGGTATTCACAACTACGAAGGAACACCAAAGCCTGTTGAATAGCTAGAGACACGGGAGATACTCACATCCGGGTAAGCAGGAGGGGGCGGTCCGTAGGGGTCGGAGGGACGGGCGGCGACTGTGACCACAACGACAGCAGCGAGGACCAGCTGGGAAGGGAAATCAACGTTTTACTACTTATAGCGACTGTTACTGTCGTTTAGAAACATCGGAATATTTGCGTCAACTTGTCTTTCCTTCGGCGTTTCCCTCAACACCCATATAAAGACGGAAAACCATAATAAACGAGGGTAGTATTCCTCCCATTAGCGAACACACGTTTATGTTCCTTCTACAAAATAAGGTCAGCGTTATCACTGTTTCTTACAGCatgaaaatgaatacataaattgataaatagaataTGAAACATCACACTTCGTAAAACTCTCATGTCTGTGTACGAATTCAGAAACAGGATGTTGATATCTAAGATACGAATTCCAGTGGGATGTATTGGATATCTGTAGAAGCTACCACTACAGACAGAATTACCATACCTTATACATCTTGTAAGGTAAGAAGTGtgctctttccctcccattcccatcGTTATATAGGTAAATGACCCTCCTATGGGCGTGGCTATGATGACGTCAGCCAGAGATAGGTTGGAAAGGGTTGTTCACTTACCTGTGACGAGGCACAACCACGCTCACTGTGTACAACGTTACGCAAACATCAGTACCACTATTGCACtcgaaaacaaaagcgaaactgagtatcctttttatcatatttacggACAAGATGACGAAGACACATTAAGAGACACTATACTACGCAAATTCAACAACCGACTTTTGCAATATATAGAAGGGGGATGGAGCGTTCTTAATATTACTCAAATTTGCCCTTAGGATGTCGAACACGAGAGCTTTGGGTTAGTCGTTACAAGGTCTACAAACCTCTGTGTTATTGACTCCATTAGCTAACGTAACGGGAGCAAGATGTAATTAACTGCGACCTCCAAGGCGAATTTTAGTTAAGGTTCTTTTCATAATTCAACGTTGCATCTAGTTCATCTGTACAGTATTCTAAAACACTGTTGCCTTGATACTGTACTGTTATTAGTGAAATGAGTGGGAAGAACAGTACCACTAACTATGGAAAGGTTTTGTGATTAGTTAACATGGAATACATTTTAAGCTAATTACGACACTCCTCGGCGCTTTCGTAAATAATTCAGAACTTCCACTTTAGGTGTTGGATGTTAAGAATCAGGCAATAGCTTTATTTTAAGGTCTTCTGTTacctgataatggtaatggtagtattagttgagaaatgataaaagtggtgataacaacaattattattattattaataatggtagtaatagtaataataataatgataataataataacaataatgataataataataatacatatacataaacacacacacacatacttatataaataccccatacacacaaaacacacacaacacacacacgcaccacacacacacaacacacacacaacgcgcacatATATCTAcccgtatatctatatctatatgtctgtatgtatgtatgtatatatatatgcatatatttaaaaatatatgtatatatatatatatatatatataaaattttatatatatatacatatatacatatatatacacacacacacacatatatatacacacatatacatacacatatacacatctaccgGATCTGCTCCCTCTTCCCCAGCGCCGCGTATGACGTTTAATAAATCCTCCTTCATTACAGTGTTTACTCTTCTCCTCTTGTTTAGACGCCGATACCAGGCGCCGCTATCCATCAAAATAATTCACAAGGTTTGGATACCCTGGAGCGATTCGGTATTGATAGAATAATCACGTGAAGCAGGGCAGCAATGAACAgtgataacgacgatgatgataataataacaataacgatagtgatgatgaatatggttatgattatgagtttgataatgataatgggtaatgatgacaacaacagcaacagcaataataatgatgataatattaagaatgataataatgataaaaagtaatgatgatgatgataataatgaaaataataatgataatagtaatgataataacattaaattaaaaatgataataataacaataaaaatgataataataatagtgttaatgataaaaaggatagcgatgactagaaaaaaataacaatattgtaataatagcaacaataataataacaataataatagtaatgataataaataaacaataaataataacaaaaaaattttaaagaaaagtaatgataataataacaataaaatgataacagtaaggatagtaataataacagtgataatgataatagttaataataatagtaagatgataataataatacaataacaataataatggaaatagtagtcataataatgatgataataataataataataacaatgattgatgacaatagtaataataattaaaataatgacaaaaaaaaaaaaaaaaaataaataaaaaaacaataaataataatgataatattgacaataataataatataataaataataataataataataataataataataataataataataatgataatttaatgataataataataattataataataataacaatgctaacaatagtaacaataatgatattcataatgataataatgataatgatagtgatgacaataactgtaataatgataatgatgataatggtcataatagtgatgatgaaaggtaaagaaaatgatgataaagaacaaatacagtaataaatacagtgacaataataacaataataataccgacaataatggcaataataatgacataataacaacaataataataatgataagaacaacatcaataataacaaaaatgatatctaTAGCGTTAAAAtcaaataatctaataacaaaagcagattaacaccaacaacaaagaataaaataaaaaagtgagtgAGAATGACAGCAGCAAAAATCAGTTCCTGACTCCGCATGCACCAAGCAGTCCTTTTATGGTGCATGAAGCCATAATGAAGTCAACTTCGCATTCCCGAACTCGGCTCCTGTCTCAAGGGATGTGTGAATGAATGGCAATCTCTAGTATACTATTTTCTTGACACGCTGctgaagttgatttttttttttactttcttatgactttaatataattatatataatatatatatatatatatatatatatatatatatatactaatactattatatatatatatataatatatatatttatataatatatatacgcacacatacatatatatgtatatatatatttattgtgtatacattatatatattttacacacacacacacatatacacatatacaacacacacatacaaaccacacacacacacacacacaccacaccacacaacaccacttcGCATATGTATACTGTAAGGAACCCTCGCAATCTGCAACCCTGCCCGCGAGCTTCCTACAGTATCTCTCGCTCCCGCGATTTGTCGCTCAAAGTCGCGTCTTCGttcgtgtgcgtttttttttttttttttattttatttattgatatttttttgcgTGAGTTTGAGTGTCTTTGGTtcgttttgtgcttttgttttagtctCCTGATAGTCGTTCTCTTTgatcctaatatatatttttgctttttactgtttttactcTTTTACTAGTTcttattgggttttattttattgaaaactTATTTGGCtgtttaagcattttttttttgtttttttttttttttttttacctttttgtctAAAGTTTACTTAGTTGCTTGTTGATCATCTGGAGTGAAGGTACGGCATCTTTTCAATTGTAGTATTTATGGTCGTTATATTTTCtaggatttgtatttttttctcgtgtttatgTTTTGACTCCTTCCTGATATTTTAAActgtaatctgatttttttttaatattattattttgttttggccCCTGATGACTTTcacagagtgatatatatatatatatatatctatatatatatatatctataattatatatatatatatatatatatatatgccccaatTTACCGCCAATATAGTCAGTCTACGCAGTCAGGGTATTATTGCCCTAATTTGACCCGAGAAACACCGGATGCCATAACTACAGCTACATAAAGAAAGTTAAGTTTGAGAGCCTGATATTATCATTTCTAGGAGCGGGACCGATCTCCATTCttataagaaattttttaatttttgtgatgtcttgttattttatttcagtggtttactttcattttttatttattttttattcacggTCCCTCCGGATTGGCTTTATTCTTatgctttttttattactttgtgcTTTTGCTACTCTCACCCTTTGCCATTTTAACTTACCCCGAGATGCAACCTTCAGTGGTTCTATATTTTTAGAaacttttctttcatatatttaaagCCTTTTGCCTGAGgatcataatttttttacagCAGTAACTAATGCCTTACCCTTAGCACTTCatttgaaattgcttttatttgcTCACGGTAGTTAAAATAACTATAGGccctttgtatttgttttatttcattttctactttAAATGCAAAACGCTAACATTAAGGAAAACACACTTGAGCTTGTCCCAAAGGAGTTCTCATGCAGATTTTCCCAACGCTACCTCAAGGGGATCGTACATAGGTATATTTAGGTACAAGTTTTGTCCTTACTAGAAAAATGGGAGGGATTTAAATATGCGGGACCTGGCACGGATGCATGAAACTGATACATCacaatgcacacaacacacacacacacacgcacacacacacacacaacacacacacacacaccacacaacgcacgcacaacacacacatacacacacacataaacacatatataatatatatatatatatatatatatatatatatatatatatatatatatatatatatatatatattcattcattcgttgCATTTACTGGTACTTCGTTACTTTGTGCAAGAacatttttatattctctttcaaCTATAGTGAAGTACACCTATGATTTTTTTCAGTTACTGAACATGAACGTCAAAAGTGGAGCTAAAgaaatgcattttatttattatttctccttTGCCGTACTAAAGATAAACGCTAAAATAGAATAGCTATGTCGAGATACATTTTCGCAGCAAGCGTTTTATTGCTTTAGTCATATTATTTACAACCTACATACAGACTATTAATGAACACGTCTTAATCtttgttattctgttattctgtaacatattactgtattatataaACTACATCTTCGCAATATATTCCTAAAACTGGAACTACTGGTGAtgtaaagtagtttttttttttttaccttattctcCATCAGTAACGAAAGgtagttgtgtgatgtgtgtgtgtgtgtgtgtgtgtgtgtgtgtgtgtgtgtgtgtgtgtgtgtgtgtgtgtgtgtgtgtgtgtgtgtgtgtgtgtgtgtgtgtgtgtgtgtatctgcgtgtgtatgtgtttgtgagtgacctgtgtgtgtgtgtgtgtatttttgtttttttgtgatacacgtgtatgcctgtatgtgtttatatatgtatgcacgtgaacgtgtgtttatgtatgtgtgagtatgaccTATGTGTAGGCATGAGACCCCAAGATGCTCTGTGTACGTCGCCTCCACAGCTCTTTCGCTTAATCTCCGCTTCTACTCGCACGTGCGCGATGGACGTCGTTTACTCAGCGAGGGTAAATATCTTTTCTTGGTAGTGGGTGCCTCGTTAATGGGTCTGGCGATTTATGAGGaggttattatttcttattttgtttaagCACCAGTATTAATAGCAATACTGATGGCATCATTactatgtcatcattattgctattgctggaatta
The genomic region above belongs to Penaeus monodon isolate SGIC_2016 unplaced genomic scaffold, NSTDA_Pmon_1 PmonScaffold_3640, whole genome shotgun sequence and contains:
- the LOC119570712 gene encoding pro-resilin-like, producing MYKLVLAAVVVVTVAARPSDPYGPPPPAYPDTPAEYQFSYGVKDDYSKNDYGHSEDRSGYNTQGQYQVLLPDGRVQTVEYSVTKDGGFVANVVAKGVSAYS